One genomic window of Salvia miltiorrhiza cultivar Shanhuang (shh) chromosome 4, IMPLAD_Smil_shh, whole genome shotgun sequence includes the following:
- the LOC131023585 gene encoding uncharacterized protein LOC131023585, translating to MASSSNEMGYRRPETINRPGTQISSYYKTSYLSLVPEQLREIGGDALETTFRQGCFGHLLDWDPGNRCNMALHHIVSRSLLDSDDVMWFYINGRKVCLDHAAFALVTGLPFGPHRFDPTATHNLKNCVAYTRVCGGQRLSVQELANIFFERWTEIVDPDGSIALRVAHLLVLHAFVLGVDLPRPVEIWTWALVEDLSESDFTSSALSFCLTTTFYKFCTELLFCLRSQIFIALLCGRKPVVEPLLDN from the exons atggcttcttcttcaaacgAA ATGGGTTATCGGAGGCCCGAAACAATAAATCGCCCCGGGACGCAGATCAGTTCTTACTACAAGACCAGTTATTTGTCCCTTGTACCCGAGCAACTGAGGGAAATTGGGGGCGACGCACTGGAGACCACGTTCAGGCAGGGTTGCTTTGGACATTTGTTGGATTGGGATCCGGGCAACAGGTGCAACATGGCATTGCACCATATTGTCTCTCGTTCTTTGCTGGATAGTGACGATGTGATGTGGTTCTACATCAACGGCAGGAAGGTTTGCCTTGATCACGCCGCATTCGCTCTTGTGACCGGATTGCCATTTGGGCCACATCGTTTCGATCCAACAGCAACCCACAATTTGAAGAATTGTGTAGCCTACACACGAGTTTGTGGCGGGCAGCGCTTGTCAGTTCAGGAGTTGGCAAACATTTTTTTTGAGAGGTGGACGGAGATTGTCGACCCCGACGGCTCGATAGCACTGCGTGTGGCCCACCtgttggtgctacacgcatttGTTTTGGGCGTGGATTTGCCACGACCCGTGGAGATCTGGACGTGGGCTTTGGTGGAGGACTTGTCGGAGTCAGATTTTACAAGTTCTGCACTGAGCTTCTGTTTAACGACGACTTTTTACAAGTTCTGCACTGAGCTTCTGTTTTGCCTCCGGAGTCAGATTTTCATCGCTCTCTTGTGCGGCCGCAAGCCTGTCGTTGAACCACTGCTCGACAACTAA
- the LOC131023586 gene encoding uncharacterized protein LOC131023586: MKCGLATDDDVEALLATADYPMVYVEHYNGPIVEEASGHVDEAQCSQYETPYYHHTSFHGVQSSPPRQYFNWDGQPLDESAWNQTERLNEVCGRLNDVRTDDEPEHEAEGSVASGDDDDSDDEEFDPALEVGTASDASEDLLDDDLIDFTETERAGWIRQPTAETGDLTNWLVPLIPVDASASLVARESDPSRVDDLQKNSFYNSKDDLIIAVGLWNMKRGTETKVVRSDPGRVYFSCKHSDNCNFDLRASVHGRGMWRVHKLKEHSCEGDLRTAKKIKAHSKVVAAFVANRIRDDGEVIKPKSIMAELVRDFGIKIKYDVALRARNLGMDMIYGRVDDSFLLLPRYLYALKEANPGTVYDLDVDVDCRFKHLFVALWASISPFYFHLRPVIVVDGTHLKGKNSGILFVAVTKDGNEAVFPLAIGVGPIENDESWKWFMSHLRGACGEPDNLLIMKGYGPGVAELFRQAAYAYEQSDYTRAMSAMAALKPKAYEKLLRFPYIQCRREF; this comes from the exons ATGAAATGTGGCTTGGCCACAGACGATGACGTGGAAGCCTTGTTGGCAACTGCCGActatcccatggtgtacgttgagcactACAACGGTCCGATTGTAGAAGAAGCTTCGGGACACGTAGATGAAGCACAATGCAGTCAGTATGAGACGCCGTATTATCATCATACGTCGTTTCATGGTGTCCAGAGCTCGCCTCCACGACAATATTTTAATTGGGATGGACAACCGCTAGACGAATCTGCATGGAATCAAACCGAAAGGCTTAATGAAGTATGTGGGAGATTGAACGATGTGCGGACAGATGATGAACCTGAGCACGAAGCTGAAGGCTCGGTTGCATCAGGAGACGATGATGATTCTGATGACGAAGAATTTGACCCTGCGCTCGAGGTGGGCACTGCTTCTGatgcctctgaggatttattagacgacGATCTAATTGATTTCACGGAgaccgagcgagcaggttggatccgacaaCCGACAGCCGAGACCGGTgatctaactaattggttagttcccttgattccagtggacgcctCGGCTTCGCTggttgctcgcgagagtgaccCTTCTAGAGTTGATGATCTGCAGAAGAATTCTTTTTACAACAGCAAAGACGACCTGATCATTGCTGTTGGTTTGTGGAACATGAAGCGAGGCACTGAGACAAAAGTTGTCCGCTCAGATCCGGGACGAGTCTATTTCTCGTGCAAGCACTCTGACAACTGCAATTTCGATCTTCGTGCGTCTGTTCACGGCCGAGGGATGTGGAGAGTGCATAAGTTGAAAGAGCATTCATGCGAAGGGGACTTGCGCACAGCTAAAAAAATCAAGGCGCACTCGAAGGTGGTGGCAGCGTTTGTGGCAAACAGAATACGCGATGATggagaggtcattaagccgaaatcCATCATGGCTGAGTTAGTACGCGATTTcggcatcaaaatcaaatatgatgtcgcgctgcgtgcaagaaatctcgGGATGGATATGATATACGGTCGAGTTGATGATTCGTTCCTCCTGCTCCCAAGATATCTGTATGCCCTGAAGGAAGCGAATCCTGGCACCGTATATGATTTGGACGTAGATGTAGACTGCCGGTTCAAACATTTGTTTGTTGCTCTGTGGGCTTCCATCTCACCTTTCTACTTTCACCTTCGACCAGTGATTGTGGTTGACGGCACACACCTGAAGGGCAAAAATAGTGGCATTTTGTTTGTCGCCGTGACAAAAGACGGAAACGAGGCAGTTTTTCCCTTGGCGATCGGTGTCGgtccgatcgagaatgatgagtcgTGGAAGTGGTTTATGTCACATCTGAGAGGTGCTTGCGGCGAGCCCGATAACTTACTTATT ATGAAGGGTTACGGGCCCGGTGTTGCTGAGCTTTTCCGCCAGGCTGCATACGCCTACGAGCAATCAGATTACACGCGTGCAATGTCAGCCATGGCTGCTCTGAAGCCAAAGGCGTACGAGAAGTTGTTGCGC TTTCCTTACATCCAATGCCGCCGAGAGTTTTAA
- the LOC131020406 gene encoding protein ENHANCED PSEUDOMONAS SUSCEPTIBILITY 1-like, which yields MKMARIDVISSCLVGTTSTDATPISRLELTPWDLQLLQFNPMQRGLFFPKPESDQKSYILHLKNSFSRALDFFPPLAGRLAAVPAADNSFFYFVDCNNAGAEFTHADAPAVSVSHILEPKYIPEIVSDLFPLEGYCNCDGLSKPLLGVQVTQLADGVFVGCTANHAVIDGVSLWHFINSWSELSRGSATISKHPVFDRWFPSSMPDDNRLFPLPALEKIRYPPPPLMARVFRFSKESLAELKSKANSEAGTDKISTLQALSAHLWRSTTRCRGEEDDLSSQEVSIMMAIGARARIPLADGYFGNAFNSSFTKMSTSELLERGLGHAALKINAHVAAQSGEAVIKTVEDWVKNPVVFQRFPPRKRSSVVMIASSHRHNVYANDFGWGKPISALSGKIEQFDGNMKLFPAAVAGGIDVEVCLVPETMQAMEDDAEFMEAMLI from the coding sequence ATGAAGATGGCGAGAATCGACGTGATTTCTTCATGTCTGGTTGGAACGACAAGCACCGATGCAACTCCCATCTCAAGATTGGAGCTTACTCCATGGGATTTGCAATTGCTGCAATTCAATCCTATGCAGAGAGGCCTTTTCTTTCCCAAGCCCGAATCCGATCAAAAATCTTACATTCTTCACCTCAAGAACTCATTTTCCCGAGCGCTCGACTTCTTTCCTCCCCTGGCCGGCCGCCTTGCCGCCGTTCCAGCCGCCGATAATTCTTTCTTTTACTTCGTCGACTGCAACAACGCCGGCGCGGAGTTCACTCACGCTGATGCCCCGGCTGTATCGGTTTCCCACATCTTGGAACCGAAATACATACCTGAAATAGTATCCGATCTCTTCCCATTAGAGGGATACTGCAACTGCGACGGCCTCTCGAAGCCTCTACTCGGCGTGCAAGTCACTCAGCTCGCCGACGGCGTCTTCGTGGGCTGCACGGCCAATCACGCCGTCATAGACGGCGTCTCTCTCTGGCATTTCATCAACTCTTGGTCGGAGTTGTCGCGCGGTTCCGCTACAATATCAAAACACCCCGTGTTCGACCGCTGGTTTCCAAGCAGCATGCCCGACGACAACCGCCTCTTCCCTCTTCCGGCGCTGGAGAAAATCCGGTACCCTCCACCTCCATTAATGGCGAGGGTTTTCCGCTTCAGCAAGGAAAGTCTGGCTGAGCTGAAATCCAAGGCCAATTCGGAAGCCGGCACGGACAAAATATCCACTCTGCAAGCACTCTCTGCTCATCTATGGCGGAGCACAACTCGGTGTCGGGGGGAAGAGGACGATCTGAGCAGCCAGGAGGTTAGCATCATGATGGCCATCGGCGCGAGGGCCAGAATCCCTCTCGCCGACGGCTATTTTGGGAACGCATTCAACAGTTCTTTTACTAAGATGAGCACGTCGGAGCTGTTAGAAAGAGGATTAGGGCACGCGGCGCTCAAGATCAACGCTCATGTTGCTGCGCAAAGTGGTGAAGCGGTGATTAAAACGGTGGAGGATTGGGTGAAGAATCCGGTGGTGTTCCAGAGGTTTCCTCCGAGGAAAAGGAGCAGTGTGGTCATGATCGCGAGTTCGCATCGGCATAATGTGTACGCCAACGATTTTGGATGGGGGAAGCCAATTTCCGCCCTAAGCGGAAAGATTGAGCAATTTGATGGGAATATGAAACTTTTTCCCGCCGCAGTTGCCGGCGGAATCGACGTCGAAGTTTGCTTAGTGCCGGAGACCATGCAGGCCATGGAAGATGATGCGGAGTTTATGGAAGCCATGCTAATCTGA